The Paraburkholderia caffeinilytica genome segment ATATCTCGCCGACCCAGCCAGCGCACAATTGCGCGGCAACATCGAAAGCACGGCCTTTCTCGGCGAGCGCACCCGGCTGACGATCGGCGGCGCGGCACCGGACGCCTTGCTGATCGACGTCGCGGGCCGCGTGGAACTCGCGCGTGGCACACCGGTCGGGATTTCAATCGTGCAGGACGCGCTGATTGCGCTATCGTAATGAGATAGCGCCGTGTTTCTGGCGCGCCATAAAAAGGACATCCCCATGCTACTGGCTCAAATCAGCGACCTGCATATCAAACGGCCCGGCGCGCTGGCTTATCGCCGCGTCGACACCGGCGCCTATCTCGCGCGCACCGTCGCCGCGCTCAATGCGCTGGAGCCGCGTCCCGACGCGGTGATCATGACCGGCGACCTCGTCGACCAGGGCGACCCGGAGCAGTACGCGCACCTCAAAACCCTGCTCGCGCCGCTCGAGATTCCCTACTTCCTGATGGTGGGCAATCACGACGAGCGTACTGCGTTGCGCGCGGCGTTTCCCGAGCGCGCCGAATTGCATAGTGGCGGCGAGTTCGTGCACTACGCGGTCGATGTCGGACCGCTGCGCGTGATCGCGCTCGATTCGATGGTGCCAGGCGAAAGCGCCGGCAATCTGTGCGATGCACGGCTCGCCTGGCTCGAGAACCAACTCGATGCGGCACGCGGCAAACCGACGGTGGTCGCGTTGCATCATCCGCCGTTCGTCTGCGGAATCGGGCACATGGATGAATTGCGGCTCGATCCCGCTGCCGCCGACAAGCTCGCCGCGTTGATCGCGCGTTATCCGAACGTGGAGCGGGTGATCTGCGGCCATGTGCATCGGCCGATGTTCGTGCGTTTTGGCGGCACGATCGC includes the following:
- a CDS encoding phosphodiesterase, encoding MLLAQISDLHIKRPGALAYRRVDTGAYLARTVAALNALEPRPDAVIMTGDLVDQGDPEQYAHLKTLLAPLEIPYFLMVGNHDERTALRAAFPERAELHSGGEFVHYAVDVGPLRVIALDSMVPGESAGNLCDARLAWLENQLDAARGKPTVVALHHPPFVCGIGHMDELRLDPAAADKLAALIARYPNVERVICGHVHRPMFVRFGGTIACAVPAPAHQVGLDLRDDAPSAFVMEPPAYALHRYDPATGIVTHHAYVDAADGPYPFYEPEGDLID